A genome region from Pseudomonas sp. N3-W includes the following:
- the tpiA gene encoding triose-phosphate isomerase: protein MVMPDPAEGIHGPNADPASLMKHTRPLIAGNWKMNGMAAQLGEIEAVAASVKATLPLADVLICLPATLITRAVQAAAGRIAIGGEDCSAEISGPFTGDLSAEMLRDAGARAVIVGHSERRQHHGETDAIVAAKANAARRAGLLAIICVGETNAQRLAGNALAVCGDQIAGSVPEGMAAADTVIGYEPLWAIGSGQIPSAAQITEMHAHIRACLIKRLGAEGNQLRILYGGSVTASNAHSILALPQVGGVLVGGASLTAADFLTICRAAPVKSSPPPNSPKEQRR from the coding sequence ATGGTGATGCCTGACCCAGCAGAAGGTATTCATGGTCCAAACGCCGATCCCGCTTCATTAATGAAGCACACGCGACCGCTGATCGCCGGCAACTGGAAGATGAACGGCATGGCGGCCCAGCTCGGTGAGATCGAAGCGGTGGCGGCTTCGGTGAAGGCAACACTGCCCTTGGCCGACGTTCTGATCTGCCTGCCCGCAACGCTGATCACGCGTGCGGTGCAGGCGGCGGCTGGACGCATCGCGATCGGCGGCGAGGATTGCAGTGCCGAGATCTCCGGTCCGTTCACAGGCGACCTCAGCGCCGAGATGCTCAGGGATGCGGGCGCACGCGCAGTCATCGTCGGGCATTCGGAGCGGCGCCAGCATCACGGCGAGACCGACGCGATCGTGGCGGCGAAGGCCAATGCAGCGCGCCGCGCCGGTCTGCTGGCGATCATCTGCGTCGGTGAGACCAACGCGCAGCGGCTTGCTGGCAATGCCTTGGCCGTCTGCGGTGATCAGATCGCCGGGAGTGTGCCCGAAGGTATGGCGGCGGCCGACACCGTGATCGGCTATGAGCCACTCTGGGCCATCGGGTCCGGCCAGATACCCAGCGCCGCGCAGATCACCGAAATGCATGCGCACATCAGGGCGTGCCTGATCAAGCGTCTGGGGGCTGAAGGCAACCAGCTGCGCATCCTGTATGGCGGGTCAGTCACGGCATCCAATGCCCACTCAATCCTGGCGCTGCCGCAAGTCGGCGGTGTCCTCGTCGGCGGAGCCAGCCTGACAGCTGCGGATTTCCTTACGATTTGCCGCGCGGCCCCGGTGAAGTCTTCCCCTCCTCCCAATTCACCAAAGGAACAGAGACGATGA
- a CDS encoding tryptophan halogenase family protein — protein sequence MNKPIKNIVIVGGGTAGWMAASYLVRALQQQANITLIESAAIPRIGVGEATIPSLQKVFFDFLGIPEREWMPQVNGAFKAAIKFVNWRKSPDHSHDDHFYHLFGNVPNCDGVPLTHYWLRKREQGFQQPMEYACYPQAGALDGKLAPCLPDGTRQMSHAWHFDAHLVADFLKRWAVERGVNRVVDEVVDVHLNERGYISSLLTKEGRTLEADLFIDCSGMRGLLINQALKEPFIDMSDYLLCDSAVASAVPNDDAREGIEPYTSAIAMNSGWTWKIPLLGRFGSGYVFSSKFTSRDQATADFLNLWGLSDNQPLNQIKFRVGRNKRAWVNNCVSIGLSSCFLEPLESTGIYFIYAALYQLVKHFPDTSFDPRLSDAFNAEIVYMFDDCRDFVQAHYFTSSREDTPFWLANRHDLRLSDAIKEKVERYKAGLPLTTTSFDDSTYYETFDYEFKNFWLNGNYYCIFAGLGMLPDRSLPLLQHRPESIEKAEAMFASIRRETERLRTSLPTNYDYLRSLRDGDAGLSRNQHGPTLAAREIR from the coding sequence ATGAACAAGCCGATCAAGAATATCGTCATCGTGGGCGGCGGCACTGCGGGCTGGATGGCCGCCTCGTACCTCGTCCGGGCGCTCCAACAGCAGGCGAACATTACGCTCATCGAGTCTGCGGCGATCCCCCGGATCGGCGTGGGCGAGGCGACCATCCCGAGTTTGCAGAAGGTGTTCTTCGACTTCCTCGGGATACCGGAGCGGGAGTGGATGCCCCAAGTGAACGGCGCGTTCAAGGCCGCGATCAAGTTCGTGAATTGGAGAAAGTCTCCCGACCACTCGCACGACGATCATTTCTACCATTTGTTCGGCAATGTGCCGAACTGCGACGGCGTGCCGCTTACCCACTACTGGCTGCGCAAGCGCGAACAGGGCTTCCAGCAGCCGATGGAGTACGCGTGCTACCCGCAGGCCGGGGCGCTCGACGGTAAGCTGGCACCGTGCCTGCCCGACGGCACCCGCCAGATGTCCCACGCGTGGCACTTCGACGCGCATCTGGTGGCCGACTTCTTGAAGCGCTGGGCCGTCGAACGCGGGGTGAACCGCGTGGTCGACGAGGTCGTGGACGTTCACCTGAACGAGCGCGGCTACATCTCCAGCCTGCTCACCAAGGAGGGACGGACGCTGGAGGCGGACCTGTTCATCGACTGCTCCGGCATGCGGGGGCTCCTGATCAATCAGGCCCTGAAGGAGCCCTTCATCGACATGTCCGACTACCTGCTGTGTGACAGCGCGGTCGCCAGCGCCGTGCCCAACGACGACGCGCGCGAAGGGATCGAGCCGTACACCTCCGCGATCGCCATGAACTCGGGTTGGACCTGGAAGATTCCGTTGCTGGGCCGGTTCGGTAGCGGCTACGTCTTCTCGAGCAAGTTCACCTCGCGTGACCAGGCTACCGCCGACTTCCTCAACCTCTGGGGCCTCTCGGACAATCAGCCGCTCAACCAGATCAAGTTCCGGGTCGGGCGCAACAAGCGGGCGTGGGTCAACAACTGCGTCTCGATCGGGCTGTCGTCGTGCTTTCTGGAGCCTCTGGAATCGACGGGGATCTACTTCATCTACGCGGCGCTTTACCAGCTCGTGAAGCACTTCCCCGACACCTCGTTCGACCCGCGGTTGAGCGACGCATTCAACGCCGAGATCGTCTACATGTTCGACGACTGCCGAGATTTCGTCCAGGCGCACTATTTCACCTCATCGCGCGAAGACACACCGTTCTGGCTCGCGAACCGGCACGACCTGCGGCTCTCGGATGCCATCAAAGAGAAGGTTGAGCGCTACAAGGCGGGGCTGCCGCTGACCACCACGTCGTTCGACGATTCCACGTACTACGAAACCTTCGACTACGAATTCAAGAACTTCTGGTTGAACGGCAACTACTACTGCATCTTTGCCGGCTTGGGCATGCTGCCCGACCGGTCGCTGCCGCTCCTGCAGCACCGACCGGAGTCGATCGAGAAGGCCGAGGCGATGTTCGCCAGCATTCGGCGCGAGACCGAGCGTCTGCGCACGAGCCTGCCGACGAACTACGACTACCTGCGGTCGCTGCGTGACGGCGACGCGGGGCTGTCTCGCAACCAGCACGGGCCGACGCTCGCGGCGCGGGAAATCCGGTAG
- a CDS encoding monodechloroaminopyrrolnitrin synthase PrnB family protein, whose translation MERTLDRVGAFAATHAAVAACDPLQARSLVLQLPGLNRNKDVPGIVGLLREFLPVRGVPSGWGFVEAAAAMRDIGFFLGSLKRHGHEPADVVPGLEPVLLQLARATDLPPRETLLHVTVWNPATADAQRSYTGLPDEAYLLESVRISMAALEAAIAVTVELSDVPLRSPAFVQGCDELTAYLQKMVESVVYAYRFISMQVFYDELRPFYEPIRIAGHSYLGPGAVEMPLFVLEHVLWGSQSDHQAYREFKETYLPYVLPAYRAVYARFTGGPALVDRALGEALALGARGEPVRAGLAALERVIKVLLRFRAPHLKLAERAYEVGRSGPAIGSGGYAPSMLGDLLTLTCAARSRIRAALDES comes from the coding sequence GTGGAACGCACCTTGGACCGGGTAGGTGCATTCGCGGCCACGCACGCTGCCGTGGCGGCCTGCGACCCGCTGCAGGCGCGCTCGCTCGTTCTGCAACTGCCGGGCCTGAACCGTAACAAGGACGTGCCTGGCATTGTCGGCCTGCTGCGCGAGTTCCTCCCGGTGCGCGGCGTGCCCTCCGGCTGGGGCTTCGTCGAAGCCGCCGCCGCGATGCGGGACATCGGGTTCTTCCTGGGGTCGCTCAAGCGGCACGGACACGAGCCAGCGGACGTGGTGCCCGGGCTCGAGCCGGTACTGCTCCAACTGGCGCGCGCGACCGACCTGCCGCCGCGCGAGACACTCTTGCATGTGACGGTCTGGAACCCCGCGACCGCCGACGCGCAGCGCAGCTACACCGGACTGCCCGACGAAGCGTACTTGCTCGAGAGCGTGCGCATCTCGATGGCGGCCCTCGAAGCGGCCATCGCAGTGACCGTCGAGCTGTCCGACGTGCCCCTGCGGTCGCCTGCGTTCGTGCAAGGGTGCGACGAGCTGACAGCCTATCTGCAGAAAATGGTTGAATCGGTCGTTTACGCCTACCGCTTCATCTCGATGCAGGTCTTCTACGACGAGCTGCGCCCCTTCTACGAACCGATTCGAATCGCAGGCCACAGCTACCTCGGCCCCGGTGCCGTGGAAATGCCGCTGTTCGTGCTGGAGCACGTGCTGTGGGGCTCGCAATCGGACCACCAAGCTTATCGAGAATTCAAAGAGACGTACCTGCCCTACGTGCTTCCCGCGTACAGGGCGGTCTACGCTCGGTTCACTGGGGGGCCGGCGCTCGTCGACCGCGCGCTCGGCGAGGCGCTTGCGCTCGGGGCGCGGGGCGAGCCCGTCCGGGCTGGGCTGGCAGCCCTCGAGCGGGTCATCAAGGTCCTGCTGCGCTTTCGGGCGCCTCACCTTAAATTGGCGGAGCGGGCGTACGAAGTCGGGCGAAGCGGCCCTGCAATCGGCAGCGGGGGGTACGCGCCCAGCATGCTCGGCGATCTACTCACGCTCACGTGTGCCGCGCGGTCCCGCATCCGCGCCGCGCTCGACGAATCCTGA
- a CDS encoding NAD(P)/FAD-dependent oxidoreductase produces MTQKSPANGRDSNHFDVIILGSGMSGTQMGAILAKKQFRVLIIEESSHPRFTIGESSIPETSLMNRIIADRYDIPELDHITSFYSTQRYVSSSTGIKRNFGFVFHKPGQEHDPKEFTQCVIPELPWGPESHYYRQDVDAYLLQAAIKYGCKVRQKTSVTEYHADKDGVAVTTAQGERFTGRYMIDCGGPRAPLATKFKLREEPCRFKTHSRSLYTHMLGVKPFDDIFKVKGQRWRWHEGTLHHMFEGGWLWVIPFNNHPRSTNNLVSVGLQLDPRVYPKTDISAQQEFDEFLARFPSIGAQFRDAVPVRDWVKTDRLQFSSSACVGDRYCLMLHANGFIDPLFSRGLENTAVTIHALAARLIKALHDDDFSPERFEYIERLQQKLLDHNDDFVSCCYTAFSNFRLWDAFHRLWAVGTILGQFRLVQAHARFRASRDEGDLDHLDNNPPYLGYLCADMEQYYQLFNDAKVEVEAVSAGRKPAEEAAARIHALIDEREFAKPMLGFGYCITGDKPQLNNSKYSLVPAMKLMYWTQTSAPAEVKKYFDYNPMFALLKAYITTRIGLALKLKK; encoded by the coding sequence ATGACTCAGAAGAGCCCCGCGAACGGGCGCGATAGCAACCATTTCGACGTGATCATCCTCGGCTCGGGCATGTCCGGCACCCAGATGGGGGCCATCCTGGCCAAAAAACAGTTTCGCGTGCTGATCATCGAGGAGTCGTCGCACCCGCGGTTCACGATCGGCGAATCGTCGATTCCCGAGACGTCTCTTATGAACCGCATCATCGCTGATCGCTACGACATTCCGGAGCTCGACCACATCACGTCGTTCTACTCGACGCAACGTTACGTCTCGTCGAGCACGGGCATCAAGCGCAACTTCGGCTTCGTGTTCCACAAGCCTGGCCAGGAGCACGACCCGAAGGAGTTCACGCAGTGCGTCATTCCCGAGCTGCCGTGGGGGCCGGAGAGCCATTATTACCGGCAAGACGTCGACGCCTACTTGTTGCAAGCCGCCATTAAATACGGCTGCAAGGTCCGCCAGAAGACTAGCGTGACCGAATACCACGCCGATAAAGACGGCGTCGCGGTGACCACCGCCCAGGGTGAACGGTTCACCGGCCGGTACATGATCGACTGCGGAGGACCCCGCGCGCCGCTCGCGACCAAGTTCAAGCTGCGCGAAGAACCGTGTCGCTTCAAGACGCACTCGCGCAGCCTCTACACGCACATGCTCGGGGTCAAGCCATTCGACGACATCTTCAAGGTCAAGGGGCAGCGCTGGCGCTGGCACGAGGGGACCCTGCACCACATGTTCGAGGGCGGCTGGCTCTGGGTGATTCCGTTCAACAACCACCCGCGGTCGACCAACAACCTGGTGAGTGTCGGCCTGCAGCTCGACCCGCGTGTCTACCCGAAAACGGACATCAGCGCGCAGCAGGAATTCGACGAGTTCCTCGCGCGGTTCCCGAGCATCGGCGCGCAGTTCCGGGACGCCGTGCCGGTGCGCGACTGGGTCAAGACCGACCGCCTGCAATTCTCGTCGAGCGCCTGCGTCGGCGACCGCTACTGCCTGATGCTGCATGCGAACGGGTTCATCGACCCGCTCTTCTCGCGGGGGCTCGAGAACACCGCGGTGACCATCCACGCGCTCGCGGCGCGCCTCATCAAGGCGCTGCACGACGACGACTTCTCCCCCGAGCGCTTCGAGTACATCGAGCGCCTGCAGCAAAAGCTTTTGGACCACAACGACGACTTCGTCAGCTGCTGCTACACGGCGTTCTCGAACTTCCGTCTATGGGACGCGTTCCACAGGCTGTGGGCGGTCGGCACGATCCTCGGGCAGTTCCGGCTCGTGCAAGCCCACGCGAGGTTCCGCGCGTCGCGCGACGAGGGTGATCTCGATCACCTCGACAACAACCCCCCGTACCTCGGGTACCTGTGCGCGGACATGGAGCAGTACTACCAGTTGTTCAACGACGCCAAAGTCGAGGTCGAGGCCGTGAGCGCCGGGCGCAAGCCGGCCGAGGAGGCCGCGGCGCGGATTCACGCCCTCATCGACGAACGAGAGTTCGCCAAGCCGATGCTCGGCTTCGGGTACTGCATCACCGGGGACAAGCCGCAGCTCAACAACTCGAAGTACAGCCTGGTGCCGGCGATGAAGCTGATGTACTGGACGCAAACCAGCGCGCCGGCAGAGGTGAAAAAGTACTTCGACTACAACCCGATGTTCGCGCTGCTCAAGGCGTACATCACGACCCGCATCGGCTTGGCGCTTAAGCTTAAGAAGTAG
- a CDS encoding Rieske 2Fe-2S domain-containing protein produces the protein MNDIQLDQASVKKHPQGAYDATTRLAASWYVVMRSDDLKDKPTELTLFGRPCVAWRGATGRAVVMDRHCSHLGANLANGQVKDGCIQCPFHHWRYDEQGQCVHIPGHSQAVPRLEPVPRGARQPTLVTVERYGYVWAWYGSPQPLHPLPEIAAADVDNGDFMHLHFAFETTTAVLRIVENFYDAQHATPVHALPISAFELKLFDDWRQWPEVESLARAGAWFGAGIDFTVDRYFGPLGMLSRALGLNMSQMNLHFDGYPGGCVMTVALDGDFKYKLLQCVTPVSDGKNVMHMLISIKKVGGPLRRATDFVLFGLQTRQAAGYDVKIWNGMKPDGGGAYCKYDKLVLKYRAFYRGWVDRVASER, from the coding sequence ATGAACGACATTCAATTGGATCAAGCGAGCGTCAAGAAGCATCCCCAGGGGGCGTACGACGCGACCACGCGCCTGGCCGCGAGCTGGTACGTCGTGATGCGCTCGGACGACCTCAAGGACAAGCCGACGGAGTTGACGCTCTTCGGCCGTCCGTGCGTGGCGTGGCGCGGAGCGACGGGGCGGGCCGTGGTGATGGACCGCCACTGCTCGCACCTGGGCGCGAACCTGGCTAACGGGCAGGTCAAGGACGGGTGCATCCAGTGCCCGTTTCACCACTGGCGGTACGACGAGCAGGGCCAGTGCGTTCATATCCCCGGCCACAGCCAGGCAGTGCCCCGGCTGGAGCCCGTGCCGCGTGGGGCGCGCCAGCCGACGTTGGTCACCGTCGAGCGATACGGCTACGTGTGGGCCTGGTACGGCTCCCCGCAGCCGCTGCACCCGCTGCCCGAAATCGCCGCAGCCGACGTCGACAACGGCGACTTCATGCACCTGCACTTCGCGTTCGAGACGACGACGGCGGTCTTGCGGATCGTCGAGAACTTCTACGACGCGCAGCACGCGACTCCCGTGCACGCGCTCCCGATCTCGGCCTTCGAGCTCAAGCTGTTCGACGATTGGCGCCAGTGGCCGGAGGTTGAGTCGCTGGCCCGGGCGGGCGCGTGGTTTGGTGCCGGGATCGACTTCACCGTGGACCGGTACTTCGGCCCCCTCGGCATGCTGTCGCGCGCGCTCGGCCTGAACATGTCGCAGATGAACCTGCACTTCGATGGCTACCCCGGCGGGTGCGTCATGACCGTCGCCCTGGACGGAGACTTCAAATACAAGCTGCTCCAGTGCGTGACGCCGGTGAGCGACGGCAAGAACGTCATGCACATGCTCATCTCGATCAAGAAGGTGGGCGGCCCCCTGCGCCGCGCGACCGACTTCGTGCTGTTCGGGCTGCAGACCAGACAGGCAGCGGGGTACGACGTCAAAATCTGGAACGGGATGAAACCGGACGGCGGCGGCGCGTACTGCAAGTACGACAAGCTCGTGCTCAAGTACCGTGCGTTCTACCGGGGCTGGGTCGACCGCGTCGCGAGTGAGCGGTGA
- a CDS encoding flavin reductase family protein: MREAEPVSAASLRQALANLASGVTVITAYVAAGPLGLAATSFVSVSLFARYS, encoded by the coding sequence ATGCGTGAAGCCGAGCCGGTCTCGGCCGCGTCGCTGCGCCAGGCGCTCGCGAACCTGGCGAGCGGCGTCACGGTCATCACGGCGTACGTCGCGGCTGGCCCGCTTGGGCTCGCGGCCACCAGCTTCGTGTCGGTGTCGCTCTTTGCGAGGTATTCATGA
- a CDS encoding cation:proton antiporter, with the protein MTIWLLQLVLVIALCNVCGRIAERLGQCAVVGEIAAGLLLGPSLFGVIAPSFYDMLFGPRALSAMAQVGEVGLVLLMFQVGLHMELGETLRGKRWRIPVAIAAGGLAAPAAIGMIVAIVSKDTLASDAPALPYVLFCGVALAVSAVPVMARIIDDLALSAMVGARHAMSAAMLTDALGWMLLATIASLSGGAGWAFARMLVSLLAYLVLCALLVRFAVRPTLARLASTAHASRDRLAVLFCFVMVSALATSLIGFHSAFGALAAALFVRRVPGVAKEWRDNVEGFVKLVLMPVFFAYAGLHASVGTIDDAASWMWFGVFLAGGFIGKFGGSYLGARATGLAPHDAMLVSSLMNTRGLMELIVLSIGLQMQILPPRVYTILVVFALVTTALTAPLVRFTLRVQSHATPAIPDAGK; encoded by the coding sequence ATGACGATCTGGCTGTTGCAACTCGTGCTGGTGATCGCGCTCTGCAACGTCTGCGGCCGCATTGCCGAACGGCTCGGCCAGTGCGCGGTCGTCGGCGAGATCGCAGCCGGTTTGCTGTTGGGGCCTTCGCTGTTCGGCGTGATCGCACCGAGTTTCTACGACATGTTGTTCGGCCCACGTGCGCTGTCAGCGATGGCGCAAGTCGGCGAAGTCGGCCTGGTACTGCTGATGTTTCAGGTCGGTCTGCATATGGAGTTGGGCGAGACGCTGCGCGGCAAGCGCTGGCGCATACCCGTCGCGATCGCAGCGGGCGGGCTCGCCGCACCGGCCGCGATCGGCATGATCGTCGCCATCGTCTCGAAAGACACGCTCGCCAGCGACGCGCCGGCGCTGCCCTATGTACTCTTCTGCGGTGTCGCACTTGCGGTATCAGCGGTGCCGGTGATGGCGCGCATCATCGACGACCTGGCGCTCAGCGCCATGGTGGGCGCACGGCACGCAATGTCTGCCGCGATGCTGACGGATGCGCTCGGATGGATGCTGCTTGCAACGATTGCCTCGTTATCGGGCGGGGCTGGCTGGGCATTTGCGCGCATGCTCGTCAGCCTGCTCGCGTATCTGGTGCTGTGCGCGCTCCTGGTGCGCTTCGCGGTTCGACCGACGCTTGCGCGGCTCGCATCGACTGCGCATGCGTCGCGCGACCGCTTGGCCGTGTTGTTCTGCTTCGTAATGGTGTCGGCACTCGCGACGTCGCTGATCGGATTCCATAGCGCATTTGGCGCACTTGCGGCGGCGCTGTTCGTGCGGCGCGTGCCCGGCGTCGCGAAGGAGTGGCGCGACAACGTCGAAGGTTTCGTCAAGCTTGTGCTGATGCCGGTGTTTTTCGCGTATGCGGGCCTGCATGCGTCGGTCGGCACGATCGACGACGCGGCCTCATGGATGTGGTTCGGTGTATTCCTCGCGGGCGGATTCATCGGCAAGTTCGGCGGCAGCTATCTGGGCGCGCGTGCCACCGGGCTTGCGCCACACGATGCGATGCTGGTGAGCTCGTTGATGAATACGCGAGGCTTGATGGAGCTAATCGTCCTGTCAATCGGTCTTCAGATGCAGATCCTTCCGCCAAGGGTCTACACGATCCTCGTGGTGTTCGCGCTGGTGACGACGGCGCTGACCGCACCGCTGGTTCGATTCACGCTGCGCGTGCAATCGCACGCGACGCCAGCAATCCCGGATGCCGGCAAGTGA
- a CDS encoding flavin reductase family protein, protein MNAATKTKAHDLLDAEGRDVRELRNLLGQFATGVTVITTHTADDRNVGVTANSFTSLSLSPALVLWSLARTAPSLKDFCSASHFAINVLGAHQHHLSEQFARAAADKFAGVAHSYGKAGAPVLDDVVAVLVCRNVIQYEGGDHLIFIGEIEQYRYSGAEPLVFHAGQYRVAAAHPALAS, encoded by the coding sequence ATGAATGCCGCCACCAAAACCAAGGCTCACGATTTGCTCGATGCCGAGGGCCGCGATGTCCGCGAACTGCGCAACTTGCTGGGGCAGTTCGCTACCGGTGTGACCGTGATCACCACGCACACCGCTGACGACCGCAACGTCGGTGTAACCGCCAACTCGTTCACCTCACTGTCGCTGTCGCCGGCGCTGGTACTCTGGAGCCTGGCACGCACGGCACCGAGCCTGAAGGATTTTTGCTCGGCGAGCCACTTCGCCATCAACGTGCTGGGCGCGCACCAGCACCACTTGTCAGAGCAGTTCGCACGGGCAGCAGCTGACAAGTTCGCCGGTGTAGCTCATTCCTATGGCAAGGCGGGAGCCCCAGTGCTGGACGACGTGGTGGCAGTGCTGGTGTGCCGCAACGTCATCCAGTACGAGGGCGGTGACCACCTGATCTTCATTGGCGAGATCGAACAATACCGGTACAGCGGCGCAGAGCCGCTGGTCTTCCATGCAGGCCAGTACCGGGTTGCCGCCGCGCATCCGGCACTGGCGAGCTGA
- a CDS encoding ATP-binding protein: MSSNADSIDREAWLESHPVISTAYILITPMIAKVYSILRERVFSRHTGTFLYATPRKGKTKCATTITDLLTIEFPSKYILYHSADGHKSANLVRDLITGLGLSGGSKDHSDLLERFIVHVRIKVESLGGGHFVLIIDENQLLSTDSWVDLLVIHNRLEGHGVSMTTLGFGQEQILQKIEFLFKVKATNLVARFLCEPIRFDGCVTEADLESILNEYDVNKEFPLDSGCTYTKFFLPKAFAANFRMTSCNKKIWSELMSIAGEDGPGILPLEHIFRVIERILIRCRHMDCSEFKVTEGIVKEAVAASLIAEFVAMIRQSVKNDI, from the coding sequence GTGAGCTCTAATGCAGATAGCATTGATAGGGAAGCCTGGTTAGAGAGCCATCCGGTTATAAGTACCGCTTACATTTTAATTACGCCGATGATCGCCAAGGTCTATTCGATTCTTCGTGAGAGAGTATTCTCAAGGCACACGGGTACATTTTTGTATGCGACGCCTAGAAAGGGTAAAACCAAATGTGCTACAACTATTACGGATCTACTAACTATCGAGTTTCCAAGCAAATATATTTTGTATCATTCTGCGGATGGGCATAAATCGGCGAACTTAGTTCGAGACTTAATTACGGGCTTGGGTCTGTCAGGCGGATCAAAAGACCATAGTGATTTACTGGAAAGGTTTATTGTTCATGTGCGTATCAAGGTGGAATCCTTGGGTGGTGGTCATTTTGTGCTGATCATTGACGAAAATCAATTACTATCAACGGACAGTTGGGTTGACCTACTTGTAATTCATAATCGTTTAGAAGGTCACGGTGTCAGCATGACAACGTTGGGGTTCGGTCAAGAACAAATACTTCAGAAAATAGAATTTTTATTTAAAGTGAAAGCTACCAATTTAGTCGCTCGTTTTTTATGTGAGCCGATTCGGTTTGATGGTTGTGTAACGGAGGCTGATTTGGAATCTATCCTTAATGAATATGACGTAAATAAAGAATTCCCACTAGATTCCGGTTGTACGTATACCAAGTTTTTCTTGCCGAAAGCTTTTGCTGCAAATTTTCGAATGACTAGTTGCAATAAGAAAATATGGAGTGAGCTGATGAGCATTGCCGGAGAAGATGGTCCCGGCATTCTACCGCTTGAGCATATATTTCGCGTTATTGAAAGGATTTTGATCAGGTGCCGCCATATGGACTGCTCGGAATTTAAAGTGACAGAAGGAATCGTAAAAGAGGCGGTGGCTGCTAGTTTGATTGCAGAATTCGTAGCGATGATACGTCAATCTGTGAAAAATGATATATGA
- a CDS encoding helix-turn-helix domain-containing protein, producing the protein MELKQAFGTALKARRLERKLTQEDFSDVSSRTYLSTLERGQKCPTLEKVVELASVLQIHPLTLIAESFLALEPGQTLEALLEVVQREAQQA; encoded by the coding sequence ATGGAACTGAAGCAGGCCTTTGGAACGGCTTTAAAAGCGCGTCGTCTGGAGCGCAAGCTGACGCAGGAGGATTTTTCCGACGTGAGCAGCAGGACCTACCTCAGTACTCTGGAGCGGGGTCAGAAATGCCCCACACTCGAGAAGGTGGTGGAACTGGCATCGGTGCTGCAGATTCACCCGCTGACGTTGATTGCCGAGAGTTTCCTGGCCCTTGAGCCAGGCCAGACACTTGAGGCATTGCTGGAGGTCGTCCAGCGGGAAGCGCAGCAGGCCTGA
- a CDS encoding site-specific integrase gives MNVLNITDQLPLVDETPLDLHFLASNAQAAAAAFIAAGTAANTVRSYRSALAYWSAWLQLRYGQVLGDAPLPTTVAVQFVLDHLARPLADGSWAHLLPPSIDAALVKARIKSKPGPLAFNTVSHRLAVLGKWHRLNAWDSPTEASALKTLLREARKAQSRQGVNVRKKTAIVLEPLQALLATCDDGMRGIRDRALLLLAWSGGGRRRSEVVGLQVNDVRELDADTWLYALGTTKTDTGGVRREKPLRGPAAQALAAWLAAAPAKTGPLFRRLYKGNKVGSTRLSADQVARIVQRRAKLAGLEGDWAAHSLRSGFVTEAGRQGVPLGEVMAMTEHRSVTTVMGYFQAGSLLSSRATSLLVDSEALTQGGPSKAETTETDLGEE, from the coding sequence TTGAACGTATTGAATATTACAGACCAACTGCCCTTAGTCGACGAAACCCCGCTGGACCTGCATTTTCTCGCGAGCAACGCCCAAGCCGCCGCTGCGGCCTTTATCGCTGCCGGCACCGCGGCCAACACCGTGCGCAGCTACCGCAGCGCCCTCGCCTACTGGTCGGCCTGGCTGCAGTTGCGTTATGGCCAGGTACTCGGTGATGCGCCGCTACCGACCACGGTGGCGGTGCAGTTTGTGCTCGATCACCTGGCCCGACCGTTGGCCGATGGCAGCTGGGCCCACCTGTTGCCGCCGTCAATCGACGCCGCCTTGGTCAAGGCGCGGATCAAAAGCAAACCGGGGCCATTGGCGTTCAACACGGTGAGTCATCGCCTGGCGGTGCTCGGCAAATGGCACCGGCTCAACGCGTGGGACAGCCCTACCGAAGCATCGGCGCTAAAGACCCTGCTGCGCGAAGCGCGCAAAGCCCAGTCGCGCCAGGGCGTGAACGTGCGCAAAAAAACCGCCATCGTGCTCGAGCCGTTGCAGGCGCTGCTCGCCACCTGCGACGACGGTATGCGCGGCATTCGTGACCGCGCCCTGCTACTACTGGCCTGGAGCGGTGGCGGCCGGCGCCGTTCGGAAGTGGTCGGCCTGCAAGTCAATGATGTGCGCGAACTGGATGCCGACACCTGGCTGTATGCCTTGGGTACGACCAAGACCGACACTGGCGGTGTGCGTCGGGAGAAGCCGCTACGTGGGCCGGCAGCGCAGGCGCTTGCCGCCTGGCTGGCCGCCGCGCCCGCGAAGACTGGCCCGCTGTTTCGCCGGCTGTATAAAGGCAACAAGGTTGGTAGTACGAGATTGTCAGCCGATCAGGTGGCACGCATCGTTCAGCGTCGTGCCAAGCTGGCCGGGCTGGAGGGGGATTGGGCCGCGCACAGCTTGCGCTCGGGGTTTGTCACCGAAGCCGGGCGCCAGGGCGTGCCACTGGGTGAAGTGATGGCCATGACCGAACACCGCAGCGTGACCACGGTGATGGGTTACTTCCAGGCGGGTTCGTTGCTCAGCAGCCGTGCCACGTCATTGCTGGTGGATAGCGAAGCGCTCACGCAAGGCGGTCCGTCGAAGGCTGAAACTACCGAAACCGACTTAGGCGAAGAATGA